One genomic region from Prunus persica cultivar Lovell chromosome G3, Prunus_persica_NCBIv2, whole genome shotgun sequence encodes:
- the LOC18781643 gene encoding alpha-mannosidase At3g26720 isoform X2: MASSTATSMLCFTAAAVAAVLLAGLLPLGAKAEYIAYNTTAGIVPGKINVHLVPHSHDDVGWLKTVDQYYVGANNSIRGACVQNVLDSVISALLEDKNRKFIYVEIAFFQRWWRQQSPALKIKVKELVNSGQLEFINGGMCMHDEATPHYIDLIDQTTLGHQFILKEFGKVPRVGWQIDPFGHSAVQAYLLGAELGFDSLFFARIDYQDRARRLRDKTLEVIWQGSKSLASSSQIFTGIFPRHYDPPDGFTFEINDVSPPIQDDILLFDYNVQDRVNDFVAAAFAQANVTRTNHIMWNMGTDFRYQYANSWFRQMDKFIHYVNQDGRVNALYSTPSIYTDAKYAAHEQWPLKTDDFFPYADHPNAYWTGYFTSRPALKGYVRTMSSYYQAARQLEFFRGRSDSGATTGALADALAIAQHHDAVSGTERQHVAADYAMRLSIGYLQAEKLVASSLAYLSESESSSGQGHTVTNFQQCPFLNISYCPPSEAVLSDGKSLIVVVYNSLGWKREEVIRIPVSNEAVTVQDSSGRDIEAQLLPLSKASLSLRSYYVRAYLGKSPSEPPKFWLAFSVTVPPIGFSSYIVSSAKPTGRSSTISNVYTSEGSTNETIEVGQGSLKLHYSVDEGKLARYVNSRSLVTASVEQSYSYYTGNDGTDRDPQASGAYVFRPNGTVLIKSEQKVPLTVMRGPVLDEVHQQLNPWVSQITRVYKGKEHAEVEFTIGPIPVDDGIGKEITTQITTAMKTNKTFYTDSNGRDFIKRIRDFRTDWDLQVNQPIAGNYYPINLGIYLQDSSTELSVLVDRSVGGSSLVDGQIELMLHRRLFHDDSRGVGEVLNETVCILDKCEGLTIQGKFYVRIDNVGEGAKWRRTAGQEINSPLLLAFTEQDENDWMNSHASTFSGIDPSYALPNNIAVITLQELENGKVLFRLAHLYETGEDKDYSVLANVELKKLFPRKKISKVTEMSLSANQERSEMEKKRLVWKAEGSAAKDPKVVRGGPVDPAKLLVELAPMEIRTFLIDFDYLHMYSI, encoded by the exons atggcttcttctacgGCGACATCGATGTTGTGCTTCACGGCGGCGGCGGTGGCGGCAGTCTTATTGGCAGGGTTACTGCCACTGGGAGCAAAAGCGGAGTACATAGCTTATAATACGACGGCGGGGATCGTTCCTGGCAAAATCAATGTCCATTTGGTTCCCCACTCTCACGACGACGTCGGCTGGCTCAAGACCGTTGACCAGTACTACGTGGGCGCCAACAATTCAATTCGCGGCGCTTGCGTGCAGAACGTCCTCGACTCTGTAATTTCGGCCTTGCTGGAGGACAAGAACCGCAAGTTCATCTATGTCGAGATCGCTTTCTTCCAGAGATGGTGGAGACAGCAAAGCCCCGCTTTGAAGATCAAAGTCAAGGAGCTTGTCAACTCTGGTCAGCTAGAGTTCAT AAATGGGGGCATGTGTATGCACGACGAGGCCACACCGCACTACATTGACTTGATTGATCAGACAACCTTAGGCCATCAATTTATACTGAAAGAATTTGGTAAGGTTCCTCGAGTTGGCTGGCAGATTGATCCTTTTGGCCATTCTGCTGTTCAAGCTTACTTGCTTGGTGCTGAG TTAGGATTCGATTCCCTCTTTTTTGCTCGAATTGATTACCAAGATAGAGCTAGGAGACTCAGGGATAAGACTCTCGAGGTCATATGGCAGGGTTCTAAATCCCTTGCTTCCTCTTCGCAG ATTTTCACTGGCATTTTCCCCAGGCACTATGATCCTCCTGACGGTTTCACATTTGAAATAAATGATGTGTCACCCCCTATTCAG GATGACATTCTCCTGTTTGACTATAATGTTCAAGATCGAGTCAATGACTTTGTTGCAGCTGCTTTTGCACAG GCTAACGTGACAAGAACAAACCATATTATGTGGAACATGGGAACAGATTTCCGTTATCAATATGCAAATTCATGGTTCAGGCAGATGGACAAATTCATTCATTATGTCAATCAG GATGGGCGTGTCAATGCATTGTATTCAACCCCATCAATCTACACTGATGCAAAATATGCAGCACATGAGCAATGGCCTTTAAAAACTGATGATTTCTTTCC GTATGCAGATCATCCAAATGCATATTGGACTGGTTATTTTACGAGTCGGCCAGCCCTTAAAGGTTATGTCAGAACTATGAGTAGTTACTATCAG GCAGCGAGGCAGTTGGAGTTCTTTAGAGGCAGGAGTGATTCTGGAGCAACCACCGGTGCATTAGCTGATGCTTTGGCTATTGCTCAACATCATGACGCGGTTAGTGGTACAGAAAGACAGCATGTTGCTGCCGATTATGCAATGCGATTGTCAATAGGCTATTTACAG GCTGAAAAGTTGGTTGCCTCTTCTCTTGCTTACCTTTCTGAGTCAGAGTCGAGTTCTGGGCAGGGGCACACTGTCACAAACTTTCAACAG TGCCCTTTTCTTAATATTAGTTACTGTCCTCCATCAGAAGCTGTCTTGTCTGATGGGAAAAGCTTG ATTGTCGTTGTCTACAATTCTCTTGGTTGGAAGAGAGAGGAAGTGATACGGATCCCT GTATCCAATGAAGCTGTTACTGTTCAGGATTCTAGTGGAAGAGACATCGAAGCTCAGCTTCTACCTCTATCAAAAGCCTCTTTGAGTCTAAGGAGTTACTATGTTAGAGCATATTTGGGTAAGTCCCCAAGTGAACCACCCAAGTTTTGGCTAGCATTTTCAGTGACAGTACCACCAATTGGTTTCAGCTCTTACATTGTCTCAAGTGCAAAACCGACAG GTCGTAGTTCAACTATCTCCAATGTATACACGTCAGAAGGAAGTACAAATGAGACCATAGAAGTTGGGCAAGGAAGTTTAAAGCTGCATTATTCTGTAGATGAAGGAAAACTTGCTCGTTATGTTAATAGCAGAAGTCTG GTTACAGCATCTGTCGAACAATCATATAGTTATTATACTGGAAATGATGGAACTGACAGAGATCCTCAG GCCTCTGGGGCATATGTTTTTCGACCAAATGGCACGGTTCTCATAAAGTCTGAACAGAAG GTTCCTCTAACTGTCATGCGCGGTCCAGTATTAGATGAAGTACATCAACAACTCAATCCATGGGTGTCTCAG ATTACAAGGGTATACAAGGGAAAGGAGCATGCTGAAGTTGAGTTCACT ATTGGGCCTATACCTGTGGATGATGGGATTGGGAAGGAAATCACAACTCAAATTACAACAGCCATGAAGACCAATAAGACATTCTACACGGATTCTAATGGTCGGGACTTCATTAAACGG ATTCGAGATTTCAGGACAGATTGGGACCTACAAGTGAACCAACCAATAGCAGGAAACTATTACCCT ATTAATCTTGGAATTTATTTGCAAGATAGCAGTACCGAACTTTCAGTCTTGGTTGATCGTTCAGTCGGAGGATCTAGCTTAGTAGATGGCCAGATAGAGCTGATGCTCCACAG GAGGCTGTTTCATGATGATTCTAGAGGTGTTGGTGAGGTACTGAATGAAACAGTTTGCATCCTTGACAAGTGTGAAGGTTTAACA ATCCAAGGGAAGTTTTACGTGAGAATCGATAATGTTGGAGAAGGTGCCAAGTGGCGTCGCACAGCTGGCCAAGAGATAAATTCTCCGCTTCTTTTGGCCTTCACGGAACAG GATGAAAATGATTGGATGAATTCTCATGCATCGACTTTTTCTGGAATTGATCCTTCCTATGCTTTACCAAACAACATTGCTGTTATAACCCTCCAG GAACTTGAAAATGGTAAAGTACTCTTCCGGTTGGCTCATCTGTATGAG ACTGGAGAAGACAAGGACTAttctgtactggcaaatgtggAACTAAAGAAGTTGTTTCCGAGGAAGAAG ATCAGCAAAGTGACAGAGATGAGTTTGTCTGCCAATCAAGAAAGATCcgaaatggagaagaagaggttGGTTTGGAAAGCAGAAGGCTCTGCTGCCAAAGATCCCAAGGTGGTGAGGGGTGGACCCGTTGACCCTGCAAAACTGCTAGTGGAACTTGCCCCAATGGAAATACGCACTTTCCTTATTGACTTTGATTACCTACATATGTATAGTATCTGA
- the LOC18781643 gene encoding alpha-mannosidase At3g26720 isoform X1 — MASSTATSMLCFTAAAVAAVLLAGLLPLGAKAEYIAYNTTAGIVPGKINVHLVPHSHDDVGWLKTVDQYYVGANNSIRGACVQNVLDSVISALLEDKNRKFIYVEIAFFQRWWRQQSPALKIKVKELVNSGQLEFINGGMCMHDEATPHYIDLIDQTTLGHQFILKEFGKVPRVGWQIDPFGHSAVQAYLLGAELGFDSLFFARIDYQDRARRLRDKTLEVIWQGSKSLASSSQIFTGIFPRHYDPPDGFTFEINDVSPPIQDDILLFDYNVQDRVNDFVAAAFAQANVTRTNHIMWNMGTDFRYQYANSWFRQMDKFIHYVNQDGRVNALYSTPSIYTDAKYAAHEQWPLKTDDFFPYADHPNAYWTGYFTSRPALKGYVRTMSSYYQAARQLEFFRGRSDSGATTGALADALAIAQHHDAVSGTERQHVAADYAMRLSIGYLQAEKLVASSLAYLSESESSSGQGHTVTNFQQCPFLNISYCPPSEAVLSDGKSLIVVVYNSLGWKREEVIRIPVSNEAVTVQDSSGRDIEAQLLPLSKASLSLRSYYVRAYLGKSPSEPPKFWLAFSVTVPPIGFSSYIVSSAKPTDKGRSSTISNVYTSEGSTNETIEVGQGSLKLHYSVDEGKLARYVNSRSLVTASVEQSYSYYTGNDGTDRDPQASGAYVFRPNGTVLIKSEQKVPLTVMRGPVLDEVHQQLNPWVSQITRVYKGKEHAEVEFTIGPIPVDDGIGKEITTQITTAMKTNKTFYTDSNGRDFIKRIRDFRTDWDLQVNQPIAGNYYPINLGIYLQDSSTELSVLVDRSVGGSSLVDGQIELMLHRRLFHDDSRGVGEVLNETVCILDKCEGLTIQGKFYVRIDNVGEGAKWRRTAGQEINSPLLLAFTEQDENDWMNSHASTFSGIDPSYALPNNIAVITLQELENGKVLFRLAHLYETGEDKDYSVLANVELKKLFPRKKISKVTEMSLSANQERSEMEKKRLVWKAEGSAAKDPKVVRGGPVDPAKLLVELAPMEIRTFLIDFDYLHMYSI; from the exons atggcttcttctacgGCGACATCGATGTTGTGCTTCACGGCGGCGGCGGTGGCGGCAGTCTTATTGGCAGGGTTACTGCCACTGGGAGCAAAAGCGGAGTACATAGCTTATAATACGACGGCGGGGATCGTTCCTGGCAAAATCAATGTCCATTTGGTTCCCCACTCTCACGACGACGTCGGCTGGCTCAAGACCGTTGACCAGTACTACGTGGGCGCCAACAATTCAATTCGCGGCGCTTGCGTGCAGAACGTCCTCGACTCTGTAATTTCGGCCTTGCTGGAGGACAAGAACCGCAAGTTCATCTATGTCGAGATCGCTTTCTTCCAGAGATGGTGGAGACAGCAAAGCCCCGCTTTGAAGATCAAAGTCAAGGAGCTTGTCAACTCTGGTCAGCTAGAGTTCAT AAATGGGGGCATGTGTATGCACGACGAGGCCACACCGCACTACATTGACTTGATTGATCAGACAACCTTAGGCCATCAATTTATACTGAAAGAATTTGGTAAGGTTCCTCGAGTTGGCTGGCAGATTGATCCTTTTGGCCATTCTGCTGTTCAAGCTTACTTGCTTGGTGCTGAG TTAGGATTCGATTCCCTCTTTTTTGCTCGAATTGATTACCAAGATAGAGCTAGGAGACTCAGGGATAAGACTCTCGAGGTCATATGGCAGGGTTCTAAATCCCTTGCTTCCTCTTCGCAG ATTTTCACTGGCATTTTCCCCAGGCACTATGATCCTCCTGACGGTTTCACATTTGAAATAAATGATGTGTCACCCCCTATTCAG GATGACATTCTCCTGTTTGACTATAATGTTCAAGATCGAGTCAATGACTTTGTTGCAGCTGCTTTTGCACAG GCTAACGTGACAAGAACAAACCATATTATGTGGAACATGGGAACAGATTTCCGTTATCAATATGCAAATTCATGGTTCAGGCAGATGGACAAATTCATTCATTATGTCAATCAG GATGGGCGTGTCAATGCATTGTATTCAACCCCATCAATCTACACTGATGCAAAATATGCAGCACATGAGCAATGGCCTTTAAAAACTGATGATTTCTTTCC GTATGCAGATCATCCAAATGCATATTGGACTGGTTATTTTACGAGTCGGCCAGCCCTTAAAGGTTATGTCAGAACTATGAGTAGTTACTATCAG GCAGCGAGGCAGTTGGAGTTCTTTAGAGGCAGGAGTGATTCTGGAGCAACCACCGGTGCATTAGCTGATGCTTTGGCTATTGCTCAACATCATGACGCGGTTAGTGGTACAGAAAGACAGCATGTTGCTGCCGATTATGCAATGCGATTGTCAATAGGCTATTTACAG GCTGAAAAGTTGGTTGCCTCTTCTCTTGCTTACCTTTCTGAGTCAGAGTCGAGTTCTGGGCAGGGGCACACTGTCACAAACTTTCAACAG TGCCCTTTTCTTAATATTAGTTACTGTCCTCCATCAGAAGCTGTCTTGTCTGATGGGAAAAGCTTG ATTGTCGTTGTCTACAATTCTCTTGGTTGGAAGAGAGAGGAAGTGATACGGATCCCT GTATCCAATGAAGCTGTTACTGTTCAGGATTCTAGTGGAAGAGACATCGAAGCTCAGCTTCTACCTCTATCAAAAGCCTCTTTGAGTCTAAGGAGTTACTATGTTAGAGCATATTTGGGTAAGTCCCCAAGTGAACCACCCAAGTTTTGGCTAGCATTTTCAGTGACAGTACCACCAATTGGTTTCAGCTCTTACATTGTCTCAAGTGCAAAACCGACAG ATAAAGGTCGTAGTTCAACTATCTCCAATGTATACACGTCAGAAGGAAGTACAAATGAGACCATAGAAGTTGGGCAAGGAAGTTTAAAGCTGCATTATTCTGTAGATGAAGGAAAACTTGCTCGTTATGTTAATAGCAGAAGTCTG GTTACAGCATCTGTCGAACAATCATATAGTTATTATACTGGAAATGATGGAACTGACAGAGATCCTCAG GCCTCTGGGGCATATGTTTTTCGACCAAATGGCACGGTTCTCATAAAGTCTGAACAGAAG GTTCCTCTAACTGTCATGCGCGGTCCAGTATTAGATGAAGTACATCAACAACTCAATCCATGGGTGTCTCAG ATTACAAGGGTATACAAGGGAAAGGAGCATGCTGAAGTTGAGTTCACT ATTGGGCCTATACCTGTGGATGATGGGATTGGGAAGGAAATCACAACTCAAATTACAACAGCCATGAAGACCAATAAGACATTCTACACGGATTCTAATGGTCGGGACTTCATTAAACGG ATTCGAGATTTCAGGACAGATTGGGACCTACAAGTGAACCAACCAATAGCAGGAAACTATTACCCT ATTAATCTTGGAATTTATTTGCAAGATAGCAGTACCGAACTTTCAGTCTTGGTTGATCGTTCAGTCGGAGGATCTAGCTTAGTAGATGGCCAGATAGAGCTGATGCTCCACAG GAGGCTGTTTCATGATGATTCTAGAGGTGTTGGTGAGGTACTGAATGAAACAGTTTGCATCCTTGACAAGTGTGAAGGTTTAACA ATCCAAGGGAAGTTTTACGTGAGAATCGATAATGTTGGAGAAGGTGCCAAGTGGCGTCGCACAGCTGGCCAAGAGATAAATTCTCCGCTTCTTTTGGCCTTCACGGAACAG GATGAAAATGATTGGATGAATTCTCATGCATCGACTTTTTCTGGAATTGATCCTTCCTATGCTTTACCAAACAACATTGCTGTTATAACCCTCCAG GAACTTGAAAATGGTAAAGTACTCTTCCGGTTGGCTCATCTGTATGAG ACTGGAGAAGACAAGGACTAttctgtactggcaaatgtggAACTAAAGAAGTTGTTTCCGAGGAAGAAG ATCAGCAAAGTGACAGAGATGAGTTTGTCTGCCAATCAAGAAAGATCcgaaatggagaagaagaggttGGTTTGGAAAGCAGAAGGCTCTGCTGCCAAAGATCCCAAGGTGGTGAGGGGTGGACCCGTTGACCCTGCAAAACTGCTAGTGGAACTTGCCCCAATGGAAATACGCACTTTCCTTATTGACTTTGATTACCTACATATGTATAGTATCTGA
- the LOC18781641 gene encoding NAD-dependent protein deacetylase HST1 → MEDTFRVRVGKVFGSLAGTPSSGPSSSLSSLWSLTDEEIEKREWNRDKDSPEPELELELQPQPYNLNSKGDFSNELEKDLLDLDEDVEEEEEEEDEEQQPSESANKHKPDDYNDEEWEIKSSIGLDCTLDYEEEEDGYDKVAVGKENAGDRLYMRDVNDYGIDIDSQEEVPTSFKDFTRDPRANHLAAKIRLQQDAEAAAQIRLQEDAEAAQKIVSLRVSGNNTPYAIAAEIITSEDATNLKSILKRKTDNQLDPSKSQKRVRFDPDCKSNCHDEGEGAKDIPVQTHSNEDHPSGVPDYLRNPSRYTHYTFDSSSDGDEESNKQAYMDFLNLLRKSNPMEPQAEDAFVDLSKPVTFIPRKKSTDAIMQENDGELGRLGSARQEFVPCRSTPLAIATEDNEDVCAMEEDEPETATDGRTCLQRTGRQYRTKTRSELVE, encoded by the exons ATGGAAGACACTTTCAGAGTCCGAGTAGGCAAAGTCTTCGGCTCCTTGGCCGGTACACCATCGAGCGGTCCATCTTCGTCTTTGAGCTCGCTATGGTCCCTAACAGACGAGGAAATCGAGAAGAGGGAATGGAACAGAGACAAGGACAGCCCCGAACCCGAACTCGAACTCGAACTCCAACCCCAACCCTACAACTTAAACTCAAAGGGTGATTTCAGTAACGAGCTGGAGAAGGACCTTCTAGACCTGGACGAGGAtgtggaagaggaagaggaagaggaagacgagGAGCAACAGCCCAGTGAGTCGGCTAATAAGCATAAGCCAGACGACTATAACGACGAGGAGTGGGAAATTAAATCCTCTATCGGCTTGGACTGTACTCTCGACTACGAG gaagaggaagatggaTATGACAAAGTTGCTGTTGGCAAGGAAAATGCTGGAGATCGCTTGTATATGAGAGATGTAAACGACTATGGGATAGACATAGATTCTCAAGAGGAGGTTCCTACTTCCTTTAAGGATTTTACTCGAGACCCACGTGCTAATCACCTGGCGGCTAAGATTAGGCTCCAACAAGATGCAGAGGCAGCTGCTCAAATTAGGCTCCAAGAGGATGCCGAAGCAGCTCAAAAAATTGTCTCCCTGAGGGTTTCCGGGAACAATACACCATATGCTATAGCTGCTGAAATCATCACATCTGAAGATGCTACTAACCTAAAATCAATTCTGAAGAGGAAGACGGATAATCAGTTAGACccatcaaaatcacaaaaacgTGTCCGGTTTGATCCCGACTGCAAAAGTAATTGTCATGATGAAGGTGAGGGAGCCAAAGATATTCCTGTGCAAACTCATTCAAATGAAGATCATCCATCTGGAGTTCCAGATTATCTACGGAATCCTTCAAGATATACACATTATACGTTTGATTCGTCAAGTGACGGGGATGAGGAATCAAACAAGCAAGCCTATATGGACTTCCTTAATCTGTTGAGGAAGTCAAATCCTATGGAACCACAGGCAGAGGATGCTTTTGTTGATCTGTCAAAACCAGTCACATTTAtaccaagaaaaaaatcaactgATGCTATAATGCAGGAAAATGATGGGGAGTTAGGGAGACTAGGAAGTGCTCGTCAGGAATTTGTGCCTTGCAGAAGCACGCCACTAGCCATTGCAACTGAGGACAACGAAGATGTTTGTGCAATGGAGGAAGATGAACCAGAGACAGCAACTGATGGTAGAACCTGTTTACAGAGAACTGGACGTCAATACCGTACAAAAACCAGGTCGGAGTTAGTTGAGTGA